atgtGTATGTTACTCCTTACTAAACTTTCGAGCAACATGACATAAATAATGATTTGAATATTAAAGAGTTTAGACTTATTTTACTATTTAGTCTCACTAACCTGGATTTTAACTTTCATCCGCCAACGTTGTTAAGACGTTTTCGAAGAGTATTGTTGTGCTGCCGTTTGGCCAGAGCCCATGTCAACCCAGACATATAGAACTGTATTCTTGACAGTGTTGATACAATCGCTAGAAGTCATTCATCTGTCTTGTTAGaaataaaaacttcataaaattCTCATAGAAAGATTAAATGAAGCGATTGCTTGTTGAGAAGAATCTATAGCAACATGACTCGTGAGTCAAGTCTTATAAAGAGAAAGGCTAACGGTTCAGAGATTTTGAGATCATGAAGTACTGGGAGagataatatagatttttattttgtctaattTTTTAGGAAAAGAAGATAATAAAATTCAGTTATTTGAATAGATAAACGGTTTCTTTAAAAGATCTTTGTATTTGCACTtttgtatttacattttttaaatttatattttaaaccaATGCCACATGTCAGTATTTTATTCGCCAGAcgacttgcgctttagtatataagagatACATACAATTAAAACACTGATCAGCTCTATAACCACCAattaaagttatatattattaatgtcTAAGAAGTTATCTGATATATACTTGACAAGTTGATTAAAGTCGGCGGATGTTGGCTTTTCCCAAATTAAAGACCCCAAAGTACTTGAAAGAATCGCTTGCTTACCACCTTCTGGTTTCAAATACTTCCTTATTATCTCCTAATTAACCatacatttggaaaatgtcaaAAAAATCATGTATAACCACAAATTAGATACGTTGAAGACTCATAATGACAACATTATGTTCGTTGTTATCCATACCTGTGATTCAGGGCTTAGTTCGTCCACAAGAAGCTCAGCTATAACAAGCCGGGGCAAAGGGCCATTGCCTAGACCGTGACCATCACCCGGGACGTGAATATCCGGAGGAGAAAGCCACACAAGTTGTACTTTGTTTTTTGGAAATTCAAGTCTGCCTCCAATTTTATATCCATAATCCATGAAAAAGCTCGACAAAGATTCTATCCCATAACCATCAACCTAAAACACACccaaagaaataaacaaaatcagTGAGAGAACttgaaataaacaaaaacgATTCGAGATCCGATCCGATCCGATTCGAGATCCGCTCCGATTCGAGATCCGCTCCGACAACAAGAACTTGAAATAAAccatatgaataaaaaatatcatttaataattaaacatatatatatatatatatatatatatatatatatagattatactatataccataagattacataaatattttaatattaaaactttcaatgaattttcaaaaacatttataaattataaaattattaaagatttcacattgaaatttttgttatctattatttaaatattcagttataaaatgatatgaatgatcatagaactgtatgattataaattctcatttaataaatgactatataaaatatactattcttagaaaaataggttggtccatctttacttacattatattttttattaaattaactatcgaatcacttatatattaattgaggaacatttgaaaagatgtaacctcaattttgtattaattaaaagaggccccaatgcataggtgacactcaattaggtagtcaattacattcaattgaaaaataagtaggtccacattcgatttttatatgttgttagatacataagttggtcaaactatatgatataatgatatgatatgatattttctttccttaaataaaacgtacggaattaccataaatgactaatatatatatgacaattaatgagtttaataataaagatttgataacaatgtatatctcctccatcattttttgtttaattttatattattaaaataaattaaacaatcaaattagctataaaaataaaatttagattttttcgtatatgttatattttgaatttttaaaaacgacaataaatgactaaaactattaaaattattatgttaaaaattaatgatcaattggtttaacatttttattataagaagatacacatgattttaaaaccatatgagtaaaaaatatcatttaataataaaataaatatatatatatatatatatatatatatattaaacactatataccataagattacataaatattttaatattaaaactttcaatgaattttcaagaacatttataaattataaacttattaaagatttcagattgaaaattttgttatcgatgatttaaatattttgttataaaacgatatgaacgatcatagaaccgtatgattataaattcttatttaataaataactatacaatatatactattcctagaaaaataggttggtccatcttaacttatattacactttttattaaactaactatcgaattgataaataacgtaccaaaaaatattttgcactttccttaaataaaagctacgaaattatctaatatgattaacgtatatgtgaaaattaattataatgaataataaatatttgataacaatttttgtatcttagttctttttttaattttatattattaaaatatatttaaaaatcacattaaatatataataaaaacatttataatttttcttatatgttatattttgaatttttcaaaacgtctataaattattagaaatttgaatatccccaccctgaaaattttgtgatcaatagattattgtttttgtcataataagttacaaatggtcataaaattgtattaatatgaacttttatttaatattataagaagatacacattattttaaaaccatatgagtaaaaaatatcatttaataataaaacatatatatttatatatatatatatagattatactatataccataagattacataaatattttaatattaaaactttcaatgaattttcaaaaacatttataaattataaacttattaaagatttcacattgaaatttttgttatcgattattagaaatttgaatattcctactctgaaaattttgtgatcaatagattatttttttgttataataagttacaaatgatcataaaatataacgcatatgaatttttatttaataaatattcaaactaaataatatatatatataaacactaatgatttaaagcaacaagattggctgatcaatttagtcgtccagttgaaatctttcaaaagtatgtgaaagactaaagtcaaagtaaatattgatttagaatagtagttatattttactaaccaaataccgaaaaaaaccgaaccgaaccgaaactaacccgatatccgggttgaacacccgtaatccaaatgaagccaaactattgtttcattctccaaaatataataaaaataataacttaattccgcgcaaggcgcgggtcttatcctagtatattATTAATGTCTAAGAAGTTATCTGATATATACTTGACAAGTTGATTAAAGTCGGCGGATGTTGGCTTTTCCCAAATTAAAGACCCCAAAGTACTTGAAAGAATCGCTTGCTTACCACCTTCTGGTTTCAAATACTTCCTTATTATCTCCTAATTAACCatacatttggaaaatgtcaaAAAAATCATGTATAACCACAAATTAGATACGTTGAAGACTCATAATGACAACATTATGTTCGTTGTTATCCATACCTGTGATTCAGGGCTTAGTTCGTCCACAAGAAGCTCAGCTATAACAAGCCGGGGCAAAGGGCCATTGCCTAGACCGTGACCATCACCCGGGACGTGAATATCCGGAGGAGAAAGCCACACAAGTTGTACTTTGTTTTTTGGAAATTCAAGTCTGCCTCCAATTTTATATCCATAATCCATGAAAAAGCTCGACAAAGATTCTATCCCATAACCATCAACCTAAAACACACccaaagaaataaacaaaatcagTGAGAGAACttgaaataaacaaaaacgATTCGAGATCCGCTCCGACAATAGGATATCCGGAGTGCCCGGATCCGAATCtaaatagtaaaatcttggatccgtcaAAACTGAATTCGGATCTTGGATCTGTCAAAACCGAATccagatccggatatcttaacttttagatccggatatccggatccgtatttttaaaatatattaaattttgaaatttcattgatatttatttttgatatattaatatttatacataaattagtcttataatattgtattttaatttttaaaatattatacacacacacatatataaataaatcttaaataaatatttgatttaagtattatttaaaatatttagtaatttataaaaaaattaattatttttcggATCTGGATCCAGATCCGGATATGCGGAAGTAATGTAATATCTAGACGAATATCtaaaatccggatatccagaagccacaaatccggatccggatatccagaaGCCACAAATCCGGATTCAGATATTAAACTAACGAatccgacggatccggatatgtggatccgtcccaggcctagAGAGAACACTCCTTATTGTAGCTAAAGgaagaaaaacaaattgtaGCCTACTAACAAGCACAATGGACCCTCCATGAAAGTTTATACTCCATGGAAGTTTGAAAGCCAATTTATCTTAGTCATAACTCATAACCATAATTTCCAAAATGATGCCCTTAAATACTTaacatcttcttttctttttttgaaaacattctTAATATCTTTTGATGTGTAAAAAACCAACTTGTTGGGCTTAAGACAGAGCCGGGCATGCGCATGGTTAGTTAAACGGTTAAACCAATTCTTGAATTGTAAATTAGTACCTTGAATGTCCCGAAAAAGAAGTGGTCGTAGGAGATCTTTTCATTGTCCACAGACTGAACTAGTTCCCATACCGTCTTGGCCATCGGATTCTTCCTCAAGTACGTTTTAAGTATATATACTTTGAAGCACATCACGAAGAAATGTTTCACTTCCTCCCTGATTACACAATATAAACATGTATTTATTATCACGCTGATTAACTGATTTGAATTTTGTaagaattagaaaaaatattagagaaaaAACCTTAAATGATGAAGCGTGAGGCAAGTCGAGAGAACCCATGTAGTAAGATCTTTGAGCTCTGTAAGTATGAGAAACACAACTTTGCTTGATTGTTCTTATATCATATAGTAGATTCGTACTTAATCATGTTAAAAAAGTTTAgtgtaattaattattattatttgaaaaagaGCGTCGAAAAATACCAATTGCTAGCAGACAGTAATTTAACTGAATTTTATTGGGATAGTGGAAGACATAATCATATCTTATATATCTATAGGGGTGTCAATTCGGGCTGGCCCGGCCCGGTCCGGCCCAAACCCGCTAAGCCCGTAAATATTTGAGCCCGGCCCGGCCCGGCCCGAAAATAATTTGGGCCTAGAATTCAAAGCCCGGCCTGGCCCTTATAGGGCTACAGGGCTTTTCGGGCTTTTGTGggcttttcgaaaaataatttgtcattgtcatttccatcgttttaatacatgtgaattttcattaaaaaaagagtttcatttttaaaaaataaaaaaagtataaagtgagtttaaaattttcttgtctatcacaaattttttattttttcgtatgttttaaaaacattttatacacaaaccaaatttaataagatttaaataatcaaatatcaattaaaacaaaaaatataagagaacaaaatttatgataaacatggtcaaacgttttatactttatattttgaaaataaaaacatgttgtacatgaaagaagaatgtacttttgtaaaatttaaaatgtaacacttgtaatgatgaaacaataaagtgcattaaaaacttttatatttgctttattagagtttagataagaatattaaaataatatatcaatactaataatagTTTCGATTACAAGAAAGAAGGATAATATTTacgctaaaatataaatttcgggttttcgggccgGCCCTAGCCCAAACGGACTTAAGCCCAAAATACCCAAAGCCCAAATGGGCTTTGCCCGAAAGGCCTAATTTTTTTTGGGCTTATAAAGCTAAGCCCAAGCCCGGTAATTTTTAGGGCTGGGCGGGCTCGGGCTACGGGCTTTGGCCCTAATTGACATgtctatatatctatatatataaaggagaCTTACCTCTCTTCTCCTGTGTCCACGTCAGCAAGAGCACAAGGGCAAAAGACTCCACGTGTGATCACTTTAATTTTAAGTATTTCACGCCTTTGTTAGTCACAAGTTACATCTATTAAAAAACTATTCTATGTTTTAATTAGGGTTTGCTTCGTCTTAGCGCTGCAGGCTGTGCCgtatctcttcacatctctCCGCCTCCACCTTCATCTATGTAACACTTCAGTTATGTATACATTAGTCCAAGCGTTACGTCTTTTGCTCAGCTACTCCCACTCTCTCGAAATAAATCAGCATTAACATCCTCCAACGTAACCGACTGAAGCTTCGCTAATAAATCTCTTCGTTGCTTGAGATGAATAGTCCCACCGAACAAAATCCCATAAGTCATTCTCTAAGAAGAAATAGGAGCTACTTCATTGAATCATGCAGCACTAACAAGTTTGTTTTTACTTAGTCTGTTGCTTATTTCATTTCACTTTCCAAGCTCACAAATGTTCTGTTTTGCTTATCACTAGGGGGAATCGAGTTGCTAAAAAATTGCTGTCCAAAGCTTGATGTTTTTGATGGTGCCTTGCTGCTGATATTGGAGATCTTGAGTTAATCAACTGTTTACTTAAAGCTGGAGGTGATCTTAATCAGAAAGACGAGGTAACCTCAACATAACAATCAGCTTTTTAGTGATGAACACAAATCGTCATATGGCTGTGATTTTCAAGAAGAGAAAAAGCCATTAGAAGTTGCATCTCTAAGAGAAAACAGAAAGATTGTCGAGACTCTCTTCTTGTTGACAACAAAACCTGAAACTGTTTTAGATTGGACATTTGTTGGAGTTCTCGCTCACATGGAATCAAATAAGAACAATAGTGAAACTCAAGAAAGTCAAAATCTGGAGAGACGGTGATGCCTTCAGGTTTGTTTGAAACCCTCATGatgttttttatcattttttttcagTATAATTgaagtgtttttttctttcttatacaCAGAAGCTGTAGATGCTCGAAAAAGTTTCAAGACAAAGGACAAAATTAAGTCCAAGGGGGGTGTCCGCGCTCcgcgcggaatattgttttattattgctaagagcatgattttttttggataatgtaattatgttatcgtttttatttgttaagatcattatttgatgtttttagtttgttatGTAGTAGgtgataagttaatatattttgcgttttttttttaataatgtgttgttgtgtgtatagtacTTCTTAGTAGTCAAATGAGCCTCTAACGTAAactaatattgaatttcaataactttgcatctacgcatttgttgattctaagattaacggtttcatcgtcaaaattgtattatatttttttcatatttttgaaaattataatttttaagatgttttttgccCTTTCCCCATATTTTAAACTTGAGCCCTCACCGTCTATGTATTTCGTTACATTTCTGGTGTGCgatgcttctcaccatcaccagAAAAAAACTCACAttttttctcttgttcttcttgccCATCACCAGAAAAAAACTCACAttttttctcttgttcttcttgccttcttcacctatgagattatatggtatttgttgcagatcgggtttatgagttttcagttgTTCGGTTGCTTCCCACGGCATTGTAGGCTGTTCTAGTCCATATTGAttgctcatcttcttccttagatttcagctgatgttaggaactgcattgttggggtcgaaaacggttacgacgaagttaacgtccaaatccccgaagaagaaaacgtagaaaccttcttcgacaaacactttttcgaaatagattcttctttacgaaaagctttgcggaggaaacgcgagtcatcggacaagagctcgaaaatggtcgctacgcagcaaccgAACGCGTGTTCTGCTCGGTTGctgcagcgaccgagctcgagccaaaaactatggagccgtcctcgagctatgaaagagagcatagaagtcagaacaccaaaaactacatttcaccatgtttgccactcgagatttggataatgttttcgttcgtgTATGCTATGTGGGTTTGGACGGttatttctggtctcaagtttaGTCTCTGATTTTTTGGTGGTTGTCTTCCATTTTCCCTCtatcaagttgtttcttttctttccatgttttctttggtataggtgtgcggagttagtctcttggagctttggtcccttctatccagagctttgtggtttttcaGTTGCATGCCGTATTGTATGTTCTTGTTTAGTCTGTGAGGTGTTTCTTACTTTTTAGCTACTGGTTGTGATTCTGGTGTTTTAGGCATATATTTTCCTGCTTTTTGGTGGCTTTGGCATTTCGATTATTATTCTCTTTTTGGCCCGCTTTCTTAGTTTATGTGTTGGTTGtctagtttcttattcttaatttgattatcatataatttgtaaatgaaataataaaaattagtaaaaataataaaatgatgaaaagtCTTGCTATTTTTaggtgtgaataaattaaatatttaaaatatatttatattattttatttatttcttgaattttagaAACCAATAAGTGTGAGAAGGATTAAATAATACACaattagaaattattttaaattctttgGTCCtaccattataattttttttttggaaaaatgtTGTAAAAGAAATTTGTGCAATACTTATATTATGTAATGGTCTTTACCTTTATATAGAGTATAATATCTAGATAAATTATCTTGGAAAAATAGTCAATTCAGATCCAATCAATACTAGACCATGATTAATAATTCACTTACTGGATTCAGAAATAGATGATGAGAAATTAGCACATACTAGACCATGATTAATAATTCACTTACTGGATTCAGAAATAGACGATGAGAAATTAGCACATCCATGACATTGACAAAGCATGCgaaaattgttattattttaacaCGATGAACGAATTTATTATCTTCGTTCTTCAAAACAACACATGCAgttacattcttttttttggaattttaaatttgttttatgttttaaattcaattatattTACATCGGTGCAACtattaactatttattatattttattgaattaatcaGTAAAAACCACTTATACTACTGTCACTAACCactattaaaacatataaaaatcattttaaatttactagaaaataaaacatacgaTTATTTTGATCCATTTGATAGTGGTTAGTGACAGTAGTATAAGTAGCTTTCACCGATCCATTAAACAAAAACAGAATAAATAACTGATAGTTGcaccaaaataaatatagttcAACTCAAAACATAAATAAGGTTGATGATCCAAAAGATATAAATTTAAAtgcatgtgtttgttttgtgattatcttGTTCGAAGAAAGATAATAAATCTGTTCATCCTCTTAAAATAGTAACAATCCTCGCATGCTTTGAATGTCGATGTAGCAATTTGTTAGGAGCTTCGTTGTAGACGTATTAGTTACATACGCTGTCTTCAAAATGATTCTAATCCAGTAATTGAATTCTTTATCATGGTCCAACATTGATTGATTGGACCGGAATTGACTATTCTCTCAGGATAAGTTATCCAGCTATTATTTTCCCTCTTCGAAATTGCTATGCACAATATTAAAATACCATAAAAATACGTGTTGTTGTCATAGTTTTCATCTGTAGATTGGCGAAGATGGTTGACTTCTTTGATAAATTTGCGGTGGTTGAGtataacttaaaatattaatttttgaattaaattaatttttaattatacatatttaaaagataaaattaaaaactaaattttatgaTAACTTAAAAGAAGAACGAATTGAAATAatgataatgtttttttttgctttattcgataaatatatatacacattttatattatatcttataagttttaatcttttttgaaagaaatataGTGATGATAATTTTGTTACTATAATACATTTGTAGTTACTTATATAATGATAAACTTAATCACTATTAAgagtattaataattttaaccagtttaacttttataaaacatttcataaatatatttttgtattaactaaaaaaaacatttcataaatttatttttgtattaactaaaaaaaacattaaaagataaaatttagaTAATGATAATATTTACTACGTATATtcgataaatatatacatatatttatcttattatttaacaaatgttacttcatttattagataaatatGTACACAgacttattttattatttaatattttttaaccttgtaggaaagaaaataagtaaaaataattatatcagTATAATATAATTGtggttaattttattatgttaaacctaattattataatagatttatgtatatatatatatattataatcataaaaatatgattcatgatcaaaacccaaaatttgTTGGTTTTTTAACATCCAAATATATAGATGGAATGTGAGGCAAAGGGAAGATGAATACAGACTTAAATAAATTGTAATTATAATCTAAATGGTCTTCTATCTTGCATATTTGGTTTCGTGTAAAACTAATTTGTTTATCGCAATTGATTCAAACGTTTTGTTCGCCTTCAAAATCACTGATTTGTCATTTTTAACTGACAATGAAGTTCTTATTTAcggttttaaaaaatctaaagggggtcttagtatatatatatgagttcATGTTGCTTAGTTTGATGACCGATGCCCTTTTTAGACCAACCTTTGACTTCAGTCTGAAAATATTAGATTGACCTTACATCATACTGGCTTTATAGGATACttctttattaattttcttttcatggGAAGACTTTTAGAAGGCTCTGGTGTTGGGATCATTTAGTGGATATTAGTCCTTGGATATGGCTTACTTAGATCTCAATCGAACATGTATCACTGGCTATATCATTTGTATAGCTCTAACATATGTGTTATGTTCGGTTATTACTTATTACACAGGCAATAGGTTTAAAGAAGCATATGAAAAGGCTCAATGCTCCAAAACATTGGATGCTTGACAAACTTGGTGGTGCATTTGTATTTCTTCTATGAGAATTTCTGTcttctctatgatagcgaggGACGTTTCCGTCTTCACTCCATCAGGGACGAAGAAGCTAAGGTTTTGATCTCTCTTGCTCTTGATATAATTTAGAGTAATGTTTGACATGTATGTGTACCAGTaagatttgtttcttttcctCTCTAGAGTATAAGCTTTGCAAGGTTCGAACTATCCAGTTCGAACAAAAGGGCATCTCTTTCCATAACAAACCATTAAGCTCGACCTGGAGGAGAACAAGATTGTTGAGTTCATCAAGTTAGATTTCGGTAATGTTGTGATGGTGACTGGAGGTAGAAACAGAGGGCGTGTTGGTGTGATTAGAAACCATGCGAAGCTTAAGGGAAGCTTTGAGACTACCACCACATACAAGACTCAACAGGACATGAGTTGGCAACAAGGTTGAGGAATGTGTTCACGCTAGGCAAAGGGTCAAAGCGTTGGGTGTCTTTTATTAAGGGTTTAGGGTGTCAAGCTTACCAAAATAGAAGAAGCCAGGAAGAGGCTCGCTAGCCAACAGACTGCTTggagagattgaagtaagatataaATTAACTTAATTAACCACCATCgataatttgttttattctcTGAGTTGCAAATGCAATTACCCGGAACTGTATATAAAGTATGATGTAATTAACTGAGTGACTAGACAAGTCAGTGAAGTCACTGAAACCTTATTTTATCTAAACATGGCTTGTAATACTCACATCAAATGTCTAGGTAACATAATCCCCCACAtcaactttattttatttgcttcaaaattccaaaaaaacaGACACAACACATGTCCATGTTATTAAGCAAACTCCAAGTTCAAGTAAATACTCCCAAAGTACAAACCAACATAGTCTAGGGGGAGGAGAGACAAACCAAGCCAACGAATAAATTATAAGAGAGCCTTTCTACCGTGAGCTCACGAGACAATTTAGTGTAAgaattttattgttatatacATTCTGCAAGCCAACCACCATCAGGAAACTTCCACATCAACACCCAGCTTGAAGTAACCCTCGATTCACATTTCCTCTGTCACgcctctatatatatatatatatatatatcaaaactcaCAGGAGAGATACATAAGCTTTGCAAAATTCACCGGACCTTGATAACACTGCCTCGACTTGTCATTGGCCCTGGTTATACCAATTCTTCTCACTGTGGTTGCTCCTTCCTCTGCGTCATTGCTTATAAAATCGTCCAGCAAAGTTTTTCAGCCCCTGCAACAAAGTGGACGAAATATTGTCAATCAGCAAACGAAGAAGGCTCCTTGAGTAATTTCAAGCTGACAAGACTTCTGAAATAAGAAAAGACACCTTGGCTTCTTATAAATGGCTTGTCAGATTCTTCATCTTCCATTAAACCATCATCATGAAAATCACAAAGTCAAATAACTAAACAGTTTCTCATCTTTAAAATAGAGATAGTTGATTTGCCAGTCTTTTAATGCTTCCATCTGGTCTTCAATCTTGCGCTTAGTAACCTCCTCCTGAATTATTGGTAAACACATGTTATTGTGTACCAATCTTCAAATCAACATACAATTGAAAACTGATTCACTCCTTTCTCAATGTTAGCACACATCTCTATGTCATCCTTGCTAGTAGAAAGGCGAAGAGCTTCCACATGAGTTAACTATCACAACTGATTGACtggtcactacaagaaaacagcggtattctgacggacattccgacggaaaatgaaatcctcggaatatcccgaggaatttctgaggatattccgaagaaacacaaaatttggtttcctcggaatatactgacggaatt
The window above is part of the Brassica napus cultivar Da-Ae chromosome C8, Da-Ae, whole genome shotgun sequence genome. Proteins encoded here:
- the LOC106359285 gene encoding uncharacterized protein LOC106359285, whose amino-acid sequence is MCFKVYILKTYLRKNPMAKTVWELVQSVDNEKISYDHFFFGTFKVDGYGIESLSSFFMDYGYKIGGRLEFPKNKVQLVWLSPPDIHVPGDGHGLGNGPLPRLVIAELLVDELSPESQEIIRKYLKPEGGKQAILSSTLGSLIWEKPTSADFNQLVKYISDNFLDINNILG